The following proteins come from a genomic window of Leptospira bandrabouensis:
- a CDS encoding phosphatase PAP2 family protein, producing the protein MNLISSIDLKFSIWIQKNLHHPRLSWVLSRVNRGEMFALVLLPLMFLSDLYKPVYFSLPFVLVFTYLTDRLVLVLKKYFARKRPLVSVMGKVDSNPDMKHSFPSAHSANSIVVSTILVFAFHETPYFFFFSLFAGVGRLITLHHFVSDIVGGWVIGFGIGLIAVLIHYYFWTYCVTL; encoded by the coding sequence ATGAATTTGATTTCTTCTATTGACTTAAAGTTTTCGATTTGGATCCAAAAAAATCTCCACCATCCACGTTTGAGTTGGGTATTGTCTCGGGTCAACCGTGGAGAAATGTTTGCATTGGTATTGTTGCCACTTATGTTTTTAAGTGATTTATACAAACCAGTTTATTTTAGTTTGCCATTTGTATTGGTTTTTACCTATCTTACGGATCGTTTAGTTTTAGTTTTAAAAAAATACTTCGCTAGAAAACGTCCACTAGTTAGTGTTATGGGAAAAGTGGATTCAAATCCTGATATGAAACATTCGTTTCCTTCAGCACATAGTGCAAATTCCATTGTGGTATCAACTATATTGGTTTTTGCATTTCACGAAACTCCGTATTTCTTTTTCTTTAGTTTGTTTGCTGGTGTTGGTAGGTTAATTACATTACACCATTTTGTGAGTGATATTGTGGGAGGATGGGTCATTGGTTTTGGAATAGGACTCATTGCAGTTTTAATTCATTATTATTTTTGGACTTATTGTGTAACTTTATGA
- the hisS gene encoding histidine--tRNA ligase, translating to MKEQKLTTENYKGTRDFYPEDMRLRNYLFSVMKDVVRSYGYEEYDGPMVESLDLYRAKTGEEIVGKQIYNFIDKGDREVAIRPEMTPTVARMVAKKLRDLPRPIRWFSIPNLWRYEQPGHGRLREHWQLNVDMFGVTSQRAELEILSLACDILFAFGAPRNSFKVTISHRSLLDEFLLDGLKVSPNQAHEVSKILDKKNKITEEEYTTLVSKTIANDPTAVSKINLFLAATADSLDQIPGIKEETRKTIQTLFGDLKTIGLDDIVFFDPSVVRGFDYYTGFIFEIFDTSPQNKRSLYGGGRYDNLIGLFSNEELSGIGFGLGDVTLQNFLTAHNLLPKFANDATVYIPLLDESSFSENHNFAKELRKEKIATEVSLVSQKMGKQLSYAEKKGYRWILLRGEDEIKAGTVTLKDMATRNQWTFSFSEALHKIKEELSK from the coding sequence TTGAAAGAGCAAAAACTAACAACAGAAAACTATAAGGGCACTAGGGATTTTTATCCTGAAGATATGCGCCTTCGCAATTATTTATTTTCCGTGATGAAAGACGTCGTCAGATCCTACGGATATGAAGAATACGATGGTCCAATGGTGGAATCTTTGGATCTCTATCGGGCCAAAACTGGGGAAGAAATTGTAGGAAAACAAATTTATAATTTCATTGATAAGGGCGACCGCGAAGTTGCAATTCGACCTGAAATGACACCAACAGTTGCAAGGATGGTGGCAAAAAAACTGAGAGACCTTCCACGCCCCATTCGTTGGTTTTCAATCCCAAATCTTTGGAGATACGAACAACCAGGGCATGGCCGACTTCGTGAACATTGGCAATTAAATGTAGATATGTTTGGCGTAACGAGTCAAAGAGCAGAGTTAGAAATTTTATCTTTGGCTTGTGATATTCTTTTTGCATTTGGTGCTCCACGGAACAGTTTTAAAGTAACAATTTCTCATAGGTCACTTCTCGATGAATTTTTGTTAGACGGTCTAAAGGTAAGCCCTAATCAAGCCCATGAAGTATCTAAAATTTTAGACAAAAAAAATAAAATTACAGAAGAGGAATATACGACCCTCGTTTCCAAAACCATTGCTAATGATCCAACGGCCGTTTCAAAAATAAATTTGTTTCTTGCGGCAACTGCAGATTCACTTGATCAAATTCCTGGAATCAAAGAAGAAACAAGAAAAACAATTCAAACTTTGTTTGGAGATTTAAAAACAATTGGATTAGACGATATTGTGTTTTTTGATCCTTCCGTAGTAAGAGGATTTGATTATTATACTGGTTTTATATTTGAAATTTTTGATACATCTCCACAAAACAAACGTTCGTTATATGGTGGTGGGAGATACGATAATTTGATCGGCCTTTTTTCCAATGAAGAACTTTCTGGAATTGGATTTGGGCTCGGTGATGTAACCCTACAGAATTTTTTAACCGCACATAATTTGTTACCAAAATTTGCTAATGATGCAACGGTTTACATTCCTCTTTTGGATGAGTCTTCTTTTTCTGAGAATCATAACTTTGCAAAAGAGTTAAGAAAAGAAAAGATTGCCACCGAGGTTTCTTTAGTTTCTCAAAAAATGGGAAAACAACTTTCCTATGCAGAAAAAAAAGGATACCGTTGGATATTACTCCGTGGTGAAGACGAAATTAAAGCGGGTACTGTGACTTTAAAAGATATGGCCACTAGGAACCAATGGACTTTTTCATTTTCGGAAGCACTTCATAAGATCAAAGAAGAGCTTTCTAAATGA
- a CDS encoding DUF1577 domain-containing protein: protein MINRVKIHFDQERDYVPLEAVRTLPEFFKQMMGGNGLFLKGYDTPIRVKFKGERPDGAHIWELETIPELIETIFTVQATPSFHVEVDYELINQKDNLLLGKIIDRRQTYTTRQDPRNEKVRGNVVASNFLVAKTNIDFSKLTGVSSQVILSDIQRTVLRDFPQSKVVFLSVSIHSDEIDLMKEHKKPIFILDTETFVSFPSEDVFDPKKTFEDEFLLDDKIQEYKKKKIGSFIYYPLFIQMKDMHFFAYLSLETERTGIPEVVLDLFKEVERTFQERIMDSNTHILEIRQNVLNVSRGGVALEVNDMEIIKALKVKPTFTLDINFKLQAPIRMAVELRHLEEVNDYFRLGGRITGVSGDKKAKEIYHSLIEFFG, encoded by the coding sequence ATGATCAATCGCGTTAAAATTCATTTCGACCAAGAAAGAGATTACGTTCCTTTAGAAGCCGTACGTACTTTGCCCGAGTTTTTCAAACAGATGATGGGTGGAAATGGATTGTTTTTAAAAGGATACGACACTCCGATTCGAGTGAAGTTTAAAGGGGAAAGACCTGATGGTGCTCATATTTGGGAACTCGAAACCATTCCCGAACTAATTGAAACGATTTTTACGGTCCAGGCAACACCTAGTTTTCACGTAGAAGTGGATTATGAATTGATCAACCAAAAGGATAACTTACTTCTTGGTAAAATTATTGATCGTAGACAAACTTATACAACAAGACAAGATCCTAGAAATGAAAAGGTTCGAGGCAATGTAGTTGCTTCTAATTTTTTGGTCGCAAAAACGAATATCGACTTTTCCAAGCTAACGGGAGTGAGTTCACAGGTTATTTTATCTGATATTCAAAGAACTGTCCTTCGCGATTTCCCGCAATCTAAAGTAGTTTTTCTTTCGGTATCCATCCATAGCGATGAAATCGATTTGATGAAAGAACATAAAAAACCTATCTTTATTTTGGATACGGAAACTTTTGTTTCCTTTCCTTCAGAAGATGTATTTGATCCTAAAAAAACTTTTGAAGATGAGTTTTTGTTGGATGATAAAATTCAAGAATATAAAAAGAAAAAAATTGGTTCTTTTATCTATTATCCTTTGTTCATTCAAATGAAAGACATGCATTTCTTTGCATATCTCTCTCTTGAAACAGAGAGAACTGGGATTCCAGAAGTGGTTTTAGATCTCTTTAAAGAGGTTGAACGTACGTTTCAGGAAAGAATCATGGATTCAAATACCCATATTCTTGAAATCAGACAAAACGTACTAAACGTTTCCCGAGGTGGAGTTGCCTTGGAAGTTAACGATATGGAAATTATCAAAGCATTGAAAGTGAAACCTACATTTACTTTAGATATCAATTTCAAATTGCAGGCACCGATTCGAATGGCAGTAGAATTACGTCATTTAGAAGAGGTGAATGATTATTTTAGATTGGGTGGAAGAATCACAGGTGTCAGCGGCGATAAAAAAGCCAAAGAGATTTACCATAGTCTTATTGAATTTTTCGGCTGA
- the folP gene encoding dihydropteroate synthase — protein MAEIFGILNITTDSFSDGGKFLNPDDAIEQGRKLLQEGADWLDVSGQSSNINASLVSEEEEWQRVEPVIRYFVPQGVRISLDSFRPSVQQKGIEAGVRCINDITGFTYEGDRSFLKSAIQKHPELKLIIMHSHNRNIAKNKSDLTPEKVIRKIQAFFRDRRSELLAMDIPESSLCYDPGMGFFLSENPMVSFRVLQELEILKLEFPQLMVGVSRKSFLGNVLGNLPIAEREFVTLACELHLLRYKIPYIRTHNVLKLRQAEKVWNLCQEID, from the coding sequence ATGGCCGAAATCTTCGGAATCTTAAACATTACCACCGATTCATTTAGTGACGGGGGAAAATTCCTAAACCCAGACGATGCAATCGAACAAGGAAGAAAACTTCTCCAAGAAGGTGCCGATTGGTTGGATGTCTCTGGACAATCCTCAAACATCAATGCCAGCCTTGTTTCCGAAGAAGAAGAATGGCAAAGAGTAGAACCTGTAATACGTTACTTTGTCCCCCAAGGGGTTCGGATCAGCTTGGATAGTTTTCGCCCTTCAGTCCAACAAAAGGGAATTGAAGCTGGAGTGCGATGTATTAACGATATCACAGGTTTTACCTACGAAGGTGACCGCAGTTTTTTAAAATCAGCGATTCAAAAACACCCAGAGCTAAAACTAATCATCATGCATTCGCATAACAGGAATATTGCGAAAAATAAGTCAGATCTCACACCAGAAAAAGTCATCCGAAAGATCCAGGCTTTTTTTAGGGACCGACGTTCTGAACTTCTGGCAATGGACATCCCAGAATCATCTCTCTGTTATGATCCAGGAATGGGATTTTTTTTAAGTGAAAATCCAATGGTTTCCTTTCGCGTATTACAAGAATTAGAAATTCTCAAATTAGAATTTCCGCAATTGATGGTGGGAGTTTCCAGAAAATCATTTCTCGGAAACGTACTTGGAAATTTACCAATTGCAGAAAGAGAATTTGTCACTTTGGCTTGTGAACTTCATTTGTTAAGATACAAAATTCCCTACATTCGAACGCATAATGTTTTAAAACTCAGGCAAGCTGAAAAAGTTTGGAATTTGTGTCAGGAAATTGATTAA
- a CDS encoding lysophospholipid acyltransferase family protein, with protein sequence MKQIGYFISFLIVYLFYFPFKVLPYKWCLAYGIFLTNLIYPLDKKHRKVAADNIRFAFPTYTEEQILNLVKAHYRHLGILLAHTLWAPRMTKKWLDENLVIDDESLKIEEETKKQGVGVILISGHFGTWEILVQFLGIRMKGGGIYKKVRNPFVDQLLRRMRTKNGVVLVPVEESTQVIKLLKQGYWIGFGADQNAGKAGIFVPFMNRQASTFVGPALMAYLTGAKMLYYSVLAGENGKVIVRVKDLGFVDKKLYPSKDDVIRHYTELWTKTLEEEVKLFPEQYFWVHRRWRTQPQVTANK encoded by the coding sequence ATGAAACAGATTGGATACTTTATTTCATTTTTAATCGTTTATTTGTTTTATTTTCCATTTAAGGTTCTTCCATATAAATGGTGTTTGGCGTATGGAATCTTTTTAACCAACCTTATTTATCCCCTTGATAAAAAACACAGAAAGGTTGCTGCTGATAATATTCGATTTGCGTTTCCTACTTATACCGAAGAACAAATTTTAAACTTAGTAAAGGCTCATTATCGTCATTTGGGTATCCTTCTTGCACATACGCTTTGGGCACCACGGATGACTAAAAAATGGTTAGATGAAAATTTAGTCATCGATGATGAGAGTTTAAAAATTGAAGAAGAAACTAAAAAACAAGGAGTCGGAGTGATTTTGATTTCGGGTCACTTTGGTACTTGGGAAATTTTAGTTCAGTTTTTAGGAATTCGTATGAAGGGTGGAGGGATTTACAAAAAGGTGAGAAATCCTTTTGTGGATCAGTTGCTTCGTCGTATGCGTACTAAAAATGGAGTTGTCCTAGTTCCCGTTGAAGAATCAACGCAAGTGATTAAACTTCTTAAACAAGGATATTGGATTGGTTTTGGTGCCGATCAAAATGCTGGCAAAGCAGGAATTTTTGTTCCGTTTATGAACAGACAAGCTTCTACTTTTGTCGGCCCTGCACTTATGGCCTACTTAACTGGCGCTAAAATGTTATATTATTCTGTGTTAGCCGGTGAAAATGGGAAGGTAATTGTTCGAGTAAAGGATTTGGGTTTTGTTGATAAAAAACTTTATCCTTCCAAAGACGATGTGATTCGACATTATACAGAACTTTGGACGAAAACTTTAGAAGAAGAAGTGAAGTTGTTTCCGGAGCAGTACTTTTGGGTCCACCGTCGATGGAGAACCCAACCGCAAGTCACAGCAAACAAATAG
- a CDS encoding OmpA family protein, translated as MKKLLTFLIILAFPLLAQPLPKVKDVRFYQPLNTQNVEYNPIISPTGRYLVFQSNRPGGEGGMDIWVSENLSFPDRMKLPVWSPPKNFRELNTSNFEGMFSILFDEEEKPYELYFTSVRDKTQADPKKNREGYDGLNIYYTKINQRTGLWSIPVHLNEVNSHFEDKMPAVSPDGCSMVFSSNRPGGLGGFDLWISKREPITETKEKNPDKPTIQCRDGVWQKPISMGTLINTNDDEISPRYHWDGLRLYFSSNRGDKNRKFSFYYSEYDESQKTFVTPVLLGSPFNTKEQLSGESTGFPFDTPADYSTYSLWEESDNEGISVTFDDLWFYFSSNRPGGEGQFDIYRTMVPEDLRRSYEFLFRGLVLDGSEAIMIGLDSTLKIYDDTRPIQVITSKRIGGDLSIADAENFRTTIKTGKVYRVEVSSPGFHPTELLLDLRGNVGKDKEQYSQIILQPIRQAKDERPDKTIQGIRFIVKDKKTDLVIPNAICYYFDDLTRKGKSLESKDAHFDLEKSPTMDFEILVRAKGFKEETFLFAKEKISGMEGKDTVLYLRNLNDFDSLYNTIIYFPFNERTLSDEDKKKLDLFADFLIQHKNEKVEIGGHTDNIGNKEYNISLSEDRAISVYQYLRLKGVPKERMKVQAYHYSQPISENETEEGRSRNRRVNFKKID; from the coding sequence ATGAAAAAACTCCTTACTTTCTTAATCATTTTGGCATTCCCACTTCTGGCTCAGCCTTTACCGAAAGTGAAAGATGTAAGGTTTTACCAGCCACTCAACACACAAAATGTGGAGTATAACCCCATCATTTCTCCCACAGGCAGATATCTGGTTTTCCAATCCAACAGGCCTGGTGGAGAAGGAGGGATGGACATTTGGGTTTCTGAAAACTTAAGTTTTCCTGACCGAATGAAATTGCCGGTTTGGTCACCACCCAAAAACTTTCGGGAACTCAACACATCCAATTTTGAAGGTATGTTTTCGATCCTCTTTGATGAAGAGGAAAAACCTTACGAACTGTATTTTACATCGGTTCGTGATAAAACCCAAGCAGACCCTAAAAAGAACCGTGAAGGTTATGACGGACTCAATATCTATTATACTAAAATCAACCAAAGAACAGGCCTTTGGTCCATTCCAGTTCATTTAAATGAAGTTAATTCGCATTTTGAAGACAAAATGCCTGCAGTTTCGCCTGATGGTTGTTCAATGGTATTTTCATCCAATCGACCTGGTGGACTGGGAGGATTTGACCTTTGGATTTCCAAACGAGAACCGATCACAGAAACTAAAGAAAAAAACCCAGATAAACCTACCATTCAATGTAGAGATGGAGTTTGGCAAAAACCTATTTCTATGGGAACTTTGATCAATACAAACGATGATGAAATTAGTCCTAGATACCATTGGGATGGATTACGTTTGTATTTTAGCTCCAACCGAGGAGATAAAAATCGTAAATTTAGTTTTTATTATAGTGAATATGATGAATCACAAAAAACTTTCGTTACCCCGGTTTTATTAGGATCTCCTTTTAATACCAAAGAACAATTGTCAGGTGAATCAACAGGATTTCCTTTTGATACTCCGGCAGATTATTCTACATATAGCCTTTGGGAAGAAAGTGATAACGAAGGAATCTCAGTCACTTTCGATGATTTGTGGTTTTATTTTTCTTCCAACAGGCCCGGTGGGGAAGGCCAATTCGATATCTATCGAACTATGGTTCCAGAAGACCTTCGTCGTAGTTATGAATTTCTATTTCGTGGGTTAGTTCTAGATGGATCGGAAGCAATTATGATTGGTCTCGATTCGACACTTAAAATTTACGATGATACAAGACCCATCCAAGTGATTACTTCTAAACGAATTGGTGGGGATCTTTCCATTGCCGATGCGGAAAACTTTCGCACTACAATCAAAACTGGAAAAGTTTACCGAGTGGAAGTGTCTTCACCTGGATTTCATCCTACAGAGTTACTTTTGGATTTAAGAGGGAACGTAGGAAAAGATAAGGAACAATATTCTCAAATTATCTTACAACCCATTCGACAGGCAAAAGACGAACGCCCTGATAAAACCATCCAAGGAATTCGTTTTATAGTGAAAGATAAAAAAACTGATTTGGTAATCCCGAATGCGATTTGTTATTATTTTGATGATCTCACAAGAAAAGGAAAATCCTTAGAATCCAAAGATGCTCATTTTGATTTGGAAAAATCGCCGACTATGGATTTTGAAATTTTGGTTAGGGCCAAAGGTTTTAAAGAAGAAACTTTCCTATTTGCAAAAGAGAAAATTTCTGGAATGGAAGGAAAAGATACCGTACTTTATCTAAGAAATCTAAATGATTTTGATAGTTTGTACAATACAATTATTTATTTCCCGTTCAATGAACGAACATTGAGTGATGAAGATAAGAAAAAATTGGATCTTTTTGCGGACTTCCTTATTCAACATAAAAATGAAAAAGTTGAAATTGGTGGACATACGGATAATATAGGGAATAAAGAATACAATATCAGTTTGAGTGAAGATAGAGCCATTTCCGTTTATCAATATCTTCGATTGAAAGGTGTTCCTAAGGAAAGAATGAAGGTACAAGCTTACCATTATTCTCAACCAATTTCGGAAAATGAAACAGAAGAAGGTCGTTCGCGTAATAGGCGCGTGAATTTCAAGAAGATAGACTAA